A window of Macrobrachium rosenbergii isolate ZJJX-2024 chromosome 58, ASM4041242v1, whole genome shotgun sequence genomic DNA:
GATGGCCTGCTAGAAGTCGCCTTTTCACGCCTAAGAACAGAGCATGCTTTCGCATCGCATGTTTAAGTCAGTCTTGAAATGGTACAGCTTCATCTTGTTTTCCTATTAATAAGTCTACTGATTGAGAGCTTGTTCAGGAGAGAATATTGACCTCGGTAAGAACAAAGTAATCgacgaaaaatatatgaaaatgacgtCAAATGATcaatttttaaattcttgttgatatgtttatttacatcctgaaaataaatacaaaggagGCTTAGAACAGAAAGCTCCATTTACATTCCTGTAATAGTAAGAATATGGAAAATACAGTGTACACATCATGATTATCTTCACCAATATTCAAAAAACAGAGAGGAGAGAATtgggaacatgaaaaaaaaaacaaaagagcaaacGTGAAATCTACAAAGCTGGGATCATTTCACGAAGGATCGTTTGTTTTGAAATTAAGtagggttttcatttcattttcaaacatcTTACAAGTGATACTGAATCTATcgaattaaaatttcactgaaGGGGAATAACGAaatgatacttaaaaaaaaaaaaaaaaaaaaaaagagggtatgGGTTTGAACCTTCCAGTTGAAATTCCAGATCATCTATGGTTGTCGGATATGGAAGACCCTTTTCTTTTCATCACCAGAGTAATCGATTATAATCTACTACTGTCGAATACGAACACAGTGTTCGAGTATTATGTTCAACTCATACATTGACACGATCCTTACTTCCAAAACCAGCAAATTATCGTATCACTTGAAATTGAAAGCCGTCGTTCTTGTATAATTAGAAGTAATGACGACAATTTCTTGGTCATAATAAACGGGTTAAACTCAGCTCAGTAAGTTTCTCACTGAATCGTTGTAGACGAAATTTCTACCTTCCAAACGCTAAAGAATATGTATTCAAACTGGTAGGTGAACATTTATTTTAAAGCTGAGTCAAATGAAAAGTGTGTTTTCCTTTGCTCAGCGTCTCAAGCAGATAGTATAACGATTAAGTAAGAAAGCATTAACAATAAAACATGACTTGGAACACCTAACCTTTCACTTattagatgaaaatatgaaattggaGGAGAAAGactatataatttcattattggtAACAGCAGAGCAAACAATGAAGTACCGATATCAGTACAAAATGTAGAATGATCTATGTATCATGTACATGTCGCATTTGTATATGTAACAGACTTTAGCGTTATTTCTATAAAATTCATCATTTAAAATACAAGTAGGAATCGCAAAACAAACCACGACTTTTgactaatattttctgtttacctCGGAAAGTTTTCCCTTGTAAGCAGTCTGTGCCCATGGATGCTCGCCTTGCAAATGGTTGGAATATCGAGGAGAGAGTTTCTTAGGGCCGACCGTCTCATTCCGGGCATCCAAAtgacttctttttcctttgccgAGGTCCTTTACGGGAAGAACTTTCCCAGCATCTTTGGCACTGGCGTAGGAGTGCCCCGAGGGGAAATGCGTCGGACGAACACTCTCGACTGACGCTCTGGAGAAGCCATCGCTTCGCCGGTTCTGGAAGAGCATCGGGCTTTGGGGCTTCCCTTTCGCTGCCTCAGCTATGGGCTTGGCCACGATCAGTTCTTGTTTGACATCATGACATCCATGAGCATCCAAAAGTCGCACAGGAGACGGCGATTTACTCTCTTTGTGTTCTAGTTTGGAAGAGAGGGCCACTCTCTGCGATATCCCTTGCTCAATATCTCTAACTGTAATCTCTTTCGGGGGTCGCCGAAATTCGGGAGTGCTATCTCTGGATACAAAATCATCGAACAAATCAACCTCGGAATAATTATAGCGGATGTGGCGAGGGGGCCGTTTTTCTGCTTTAGATTCGATGTATCCCTCGGAAAAACTGCTGATGCGTGAAATTCTTGATTCGCCATGAGGATCAGTGATGAAATCTGCAGCGTCATTGCTGTTGCTTGGTGTTTCTAAAGTGCACTGGCTCTCTGACTCACCTTTCTCTTTAACagacttattttttataatgtccGGCTCACTTTTGACTCTGTCGGGTTTTTTGTAAGGTGCCCAGTCACGGTGACTCTTCAGCTCAACTTTGTAATCTCCTTTGTCCTGGCCAGCTGAGCCCTTGCTGTAGGAGGCTCTGGGATCATTTTTCTGACCACTTAGCGTTTTAGAGCCTCCAAACTCACTTTCGATGCCGGAGTCACTCCTGTCACTCCTGTAGGTGCCCGACTCAGCCACACGAGCCCCTGAGTCCCTCCTGTGGAGTGCCCCAGCTCTAGCAGCCTTGCACTGAGCCTCGCCCACGATCAAATGGTTGTCGGGAAAGGTGTTGGCAACCGGAGGCGAGGGCAGATGCTGCTGCTGTGTGTCCAGTCGGTCGAGCACGTATTTCCGGTACATGACAGGTCAACTTCGAAGACACTTGGACGCCCAAGTCCCTCCTTGAACTATGGTTAATAGTGTTACTGTTGCTCCGTTGTCATGAGGCATTGTATGAAATACAGTGAGGATCTTTCCTTATCTTAGGATGTAAAGATTAGCACAACAATACATTTATCTCCTCTGTTAACAAAGAGCAGTTTTAATACACTAAGGGTTTAGTCTAAATTAGCTTTAAACATTTAAACACCGAATCTTACACAGACGTTGCTCGACGCTAAGCAGTTTAAGAGGCGTGGTACTGAATTCAGTGGGGTACTGTTGATGCCACGAAATTATCCTCACTCTTAACAAAAGGTAAATTTATTGGCACTTCATAATGTGGCACTTTAGGAGTAATCTTATATGCGCAAGCGCAGACAGGTACTACATGACACTTCAGCTGTATGACAAAATCACGTTAAAGCACAAATTATTAAAGCAATTTCATGTTTTATGCAAACGTTGTCTATTTTAGAAACTCCTTGGTAGGTGTGATGAATCTTTCAAAGCCTGAAAATTTTCCAAACAAATTTGAAATGTCGTTGATTCGGCAAGACTCTCAGACCATACTTTCATGTCAGGTGCAGAGACGGGTCCGTTCAACTCTGCTTCTTGGATTCttagtttttcttaatatattctcTAGACAGCAGCTACGCACACAAAAAGAACTTAATGTTTTCATAAGCTACAATGAATGCACGATGGTTTATTTCCGCTTTTTATGAATATGAGTCAGATTTACATCATTCTTTTCTTTACCCATATAACATTACAGCGTTCCAGAGCATTCACATGTAATAATAGCACTGTTCAGGAACCTTCCCACCACTTTCGTGTTCATAACGACACCAGGATAGAATTCATAGCCTACACAGTTTTCGTATTGACATGCAACGACGGTTAAGCATTTCGTCTATTCACGATACCTCGAACGTTTTCTCTGGTCGGTTAGTTTCCAGCAACAAGCGACGCAAACAACACTCCGAGATCAGCACATTTTTTTCTGAGTACGCCAGAGGCGCGGCCGCTTTGCTTGCCGGAGGAGGATGAAGCATCCACAAATGCTCACTCGGTCTCTTCAGTTCTTCAACCGTTTccagtcatttttcatttctatttcactGTTAAGTTTCTTTCGCAGTGAAccaatattctctttttttatctaacaTTGAGAATAATCTCTGATTTTCACAAGTCCTCATTGGGCCTTTCAGTTTGACACGCttgttaatatacatattttaccctttaatgtttttttttgtagagggACTGGaatagaaaagtaataataataataataataataataataataataataataataataatttcatttcaaggTAGATGAAAACTACATAGACATtaagatacagtatatacagtatagtatatatatatatatatatatatatatatatatatatatatatatatatatatatatatatatatatatatatatatatatatataatggttaaaTGTTAAACtactaaaattaatttgaaatgaaaGATTCAAGTCCTTAGCGGGGAGAAATTGATATATCCTAACGTCTATAATCGGTATATTTCAATTATCTGCACATAATTATAACAGTTCCACTTAGGGCCAAGACTAATCCGTACCCAGCAAACATTACTACGAAGAAAAGGTTCATCAGTTTATAAAGAGTAGATCTGAGAAAAGACATCATGTCTGCACGGAACTTGAACTATTGCTTCCCGTCCGTCAGGCGTTCCGTGGAAGGCGATGGAGGCTCGTTCaggtcttcttcttcgttttaacgtgcttttttccccattttctatatggggtaagcacgatgccttctttacgaaggactttgatttggcgttggggtaggccgtagcctcgaatcggctgccctgcctgacatcgcttagacccggtaacgatgtgtacgtgtatcgtgccaatccccagctccctttctcccaagcagcgaggagaactgggcgggtaggtcgacagttcgagacgtgtgaggtgtctgttcttttttttttttttttttttttttttttagaagatgttggagtggctttgtttatgtgtgtattagtctgtaacacccatttgcttttcagcaaacctatccgttgatcaCTAATGGGCGAAAACTAAAATTTGCCCGGCTTTTAGCGGACCAATACCTGTTACTCTTTGGAGGGTTCCTACACCAGTCAGAATTGCCGTTCCGGGTGTAAGGAAGGCGAGTCATGGATGTTGCCTCCAAGGAGCCTCGCCAACTTTGAGAACCTGACAATTATTTGGTGAAAGTCCGAACAGCTTTTCCGGTTAATAATTCATTGATATTCTCAGTCATCCATGGCCACGGAGAACGCGCTCTTTACCGAAATCTCTCAAAGTGaagtgggagaaagagaatgaacTTCTGAGCTGGACGGGTCTTTTTTGGCCACATGAGTTTCTGAAATAATCGAAAACCAAATTACGTTCATttctaaatcatcagcaaaccaATCTAGATTCAGTGTATAGAAACTGGTTGTGTTTCAATAAATAATACTCGTATAATGGCTGTTAGGCATTCAGTATTTatgattttctgaaatatatcttttataaaaataatgggtTGGCTTTCGAAAG
This region includes:
- the LOC136837321 gene encoding uncharacterized protein gives rise to the protein MYRKYVLDRLDTQQQHLPSPPVANTFPDNHLIVGEAQCKAARAGALHRRDSGARVAESGTYRSDRSDSGIESEFGGSKTLSGQKNDPRASYSKGSAGQDKGDYKVELKSHRDWAPYKKPDRVKSEPDIIKNKSVKEKGESESQCTLETPSNSNDAADFITDPHGESRISRISSFSEGYIESKAEKRPPRHIRYNYSEVDLFDDFVSRDSTPEFRRPPKEITVRDIEQGISQRVALSSKLEHKESKSPSPVRLLDAHGCHDVKQELIVAKPIAEAAKGKPQSPMLFQNRRSDGFSRASVESVRPTHFPSGHSYASAKDAGKVLPVKDLGKGKRSHLDARNETVGPKKLSPRYSNHLQGEHPWAQTAYKGKLSERQLQPFETSSVKPGTPVPSRSAAGCYSSLCCNKGSIAKR